The Xanthomonas indica genome has a segment encoding these proteins:
- a CDS encoding YcxB family protein, which translates to MISGSITVEDYLAAQRLHQRCALRRVLLAMAALLLGGLMLFAFARHGSGMAMLGIVLAGAGGGGLIGQTIQSAWTMPRKVRRLYAQQAALRHRLTYRWDEAGLEVTWADGHVRRSWRDYVRYRESSQVLMLYQNDILFDLVPTAWFADAAQRDAFRQLVAAQVGGDAGKRTV; encoded by the coding sequence ATGATCAGCGGCAGCATCACGGTGGAGGATTACCTGGCCGCGCAGCGCCTGCATCAACGGTGCGCGCTGCGGCGCGTGCTGCTGGCGATGGCGGCGTTGCTGCTGGGCGGATTGATGCTGTTCGCTTTTGCCCGGCATGGCTCCGGTATGGCCATGCTCGGCATCGTGCTGGCGGGTGCCGGTGGCGGTGGCTTGATCGGCCAGACCATCCAGTCGGCATGGACGATGCCGCGCAAGGTGCGGCGCCTGTATGCGCAACAGGCGGCATTGCGGCATCGCCTCACCTACCGCTGGGACGAGGCCGGCCTGGAGGTCACCTGGGCGGATGGCCACGTGCGTCGTTCCTGGCGCGACTACGTGCGCTATCGCGAGAGTTCGCAGGTGCTGATGCTGTACCAGAACGACATCCTGTTCGACCTGGTGCCGACGGCCTGGTTCGCCGATGCCGCGCAGCGCGATGCGTTCCGTCAACTGGTGGCGGCGCAGGTCGGCGGCGATGCCGGCAAGCGCACCGTGTAG